The proteins below are encoded in one region of Nitrospinota bacterium:
- a CDS encoding ATP phosphoribosyltransferase gives MEYLTIALPKGRNLKPSVALFKAVGLDFSGALTDNRKLIFEAPGAGSRAIVVRDTDIPTYVENGSADIGVSGADVLAEQGRDLYEPLDLKYGYCRMMVAEPKELSERDNPGDWTHIRIATKFPNITEAHFAGRGVQIEIIKLYGSIELAPLVGLSERIVDLVSTGETLRKNGLTQVELIMEATARLVVNRASYKTKSERIGSLIAAVEAVLPSLNLS, from the coding sequence ATGGAATATTTGACGATAGCGTTGCCCAAAGGGCGCAACTTAAAGCCATCCGTGGCGCTTTTCAAGGCGGTGGGGCTAGATTTTTCCGGAGCGCTCACCGACAACCGCAAACTGATATTCGAAGCGCCCGGGGCCGGCTCCAGGGCAATTGTCGTGCGGGACACGGACATCCCGACGTACGTCGAAAACGGCTCCGCCGATATCGGCGTGTCCGGGGCGGACGTGCTGGCCGAGCAGGGGCGGGACCTGTATGAGCCGCTCGACCTCAAATACGGCTACTGCCGGATGATGGTTGCCGAGCCCAAGGAGCTTTCGGAGCGGGACAACCCCGGCGACTGGACCCACATCAGGATAGCGACGAAATTCCCCAACATCACGGAGGCCCATTTCGCCGGGCGGGGAGTGCAGATAGAGATAATAAAGCTGTACGGCTCCATCGAGCTGGCCCCGCTGGTCGGTCTTTCCGAAAGGATAGTCGACCTTGTCTCCACGGGCGAGACCCTGCGCAAGAACGGGCTTACGCAGGTGGAGCTTATCATGGAGGCCACGGCGCGCCTTGTGGTGAACAGGGCCTCCTACAAGACCAAGAGCGAAAGGATAGGAAGCCTGATCGCGGCGGTGGAGGCGGTCCTCCCCTCGCTCAATCTTTCCTGA
- a CDS encoding glycosyltransferase family 39 protein, which yields MDDAAWGRREVWIVFAVALAARFLHLLASLQNPLLHTPILDEAYYAGLGRGIASGFLMGEGRAFFMDPLYGYFLGALLAAAGDDLLFVRAAQIVLDSVSAALVYLIGARLAGKTAGLAAGLIYAFYKVSFFYSLTILKTTLTMTALLLFVHLLVRASENASLKRWLLLGLLGGLAVELRANTALLMTMVPAMYWIARRPRMGAFVGACVMFAAGVMAPLMAGAARNFAAAGEFAMLPTQGGRLLYSCNNPDNLTGRYNTPPFSRPNPEDSETDFHAEAEKRLGKKLTQRQVSDYWTNETLSFLASTPSVILRLAANKLKAAGGDYEIPDIHSFYQAAEFSWVLRLPLPTFAFLLALGIPGLAAGFWRDRRVVYAIGPPLAIACSIVIFYASSRMRMEAVPFLAIGAGIFVKQAAEWLKGRDYARMASVCAVALALFAASKSVAPSPPSGAEEFYLAKGYLALNDLAGAKAAAQAGAEKFPAQSRFASLLGSVALAANQPDEAIAQNMKALQIEPGSADAYHNMGLAYLMKGDAVKAAPLIKKGLDMDPRPVRAFALARAHEISGDKKTAAFYYMETIRLSRHGGSLMAQAKEKIAALGAADGG from the coding sequence ATGGATGATGCGGCCTGGGGGCGCAGGGAGGTCTGGATCGTTTTCGCCGTGGCGCTTGCGGCCAGGTTCCTCCACCTTCTGGCCAGCCTGCAAAATCCATTGCTCCACACACCCATTCTCGATGAAGCGTATTACGCAGGTCTTGGCAGGGGGATCGCCTCCGGATTTCTCATGGGCGAGGGGCGGGCTTTTTTCATGGATCCGCTGTACGGTTATTTTCTTGGCGCGCTGCTCGCAGCCGCCGGTGACGATCTTTTGTTTGTGCGCGCCGCGCAAATCGTCCTGGACTCGGTGAGCGCGGCCCTCGTTTATTTGATCGGGGCGCGTTTGGCCGGCAAAACGGCGGGGCTTGCGGCGGGGCTGATATACGCTTTTTATAAAGTGTCGTTCTTTTATTCTCTGACGATCCTCAAGACCACGCTGACCATGACGGCGTTGCTGTTGTTCGTGCACCTCCTTGTCCGCGCATCGGAAAACGCAAGCCTGAAACGATGGTTATTGCTCGGGCTGTTGGGCGGATTGGCCGTGGAGCTTCGGGCGAACACGGCTCTTCTCATGACGATGGTTCCGGCCATGTATTGGATTGCCCGCCGCCCCAGGATGGGCGCCTTCGTTGGCGCCTGCGTGATGTTCGCCGCCGGAGTAATGGCGCCTCTCATGGCCGGAGCGGCAAGGAACTTCGCCGCCGCAGGTGAGTTTGCCATGCTGCCGACGCAGGGGGGGAGGCTCCTTTATTCATGCAACAATCCGGACAACCTCACCGGGCGATACAACACCCCTCCGTTTTCCCGCCCGAATCCGGAGGACTCCGAGACAGATTTCCACGCCGAGGCGGAGAAACGGCTGGGCAAGAAACTTACGCAGCGCCAGGTGTCGGACTATTGGACGAATGAGACGCTAAGCTTTCTCGCCTCCACCCCATCGGTCATATTGCGGCTTGCGGCCAACAAACTCAAGGCGGCTGGGGGCGATTACGAGATACCCGACATCCATTCGTTTTACCAGGCGGCGGAGTTTTCGTGGGTGTTAAGGCTTCCTCTTCCCACATTCGCGTTCCTGCTGGCCCTGGGGATTCCCGGCCTTGCCGCAGGATTCTGGCGGGACAGGCGCGTGGTCTACGCCATAGGGCCGCCGCTGGCGATAGCATGCTCCATAGTGATCTTTTACGCTTCGTCGCGGATGAGGATGGAAGCGGTCCCATTTCTTGCCATTGGCGCGGGGATTTTTGTGAAACAGGCGGCCGAATGGCTCAAAGGCCGCGACTATGCGCGGATGGCGTCGGTATGCGCAGTGGCGCTGGCGTTGTTCGCCGCGTCAAAGTCCGTCGCCCCGTCCCCTCCATCCGGGGCGGAGGAGTTCTATCTGGCGAAGGGGTACCTTGCCTTAAACGACCTTGCCGGCGCCAAAGCCGCGGCGCAAGCTGGCGCCGAGAAATTCCCCGCGCAGTCCAGGTTCGCTTCGTTATTGGGTTCGGTGGCGCTTGCCGCAAACCAGCCGGACGAGGCCATAGCGCAAAACATGAAAGCGCTGCAAATCGAGCCGGGATCGGCCGACGCATACCACAACATGGGCCTTGCGTACCTTATGAAAGGCGATGCGGTGAAAGCGGCTCCCCTGATCAAGAAAGGGTTGGACATGGATCCAAGGCCGGTGCGCGCCTTCGCCCTTGCCCGGGCGCATGAGATTTCTGGAGACAAAAAGACGGCGGCTTTCTATTATATGGAGACCATAAGGCTGTCCAGACATGGCGGCAGCCTCATGGCGCAGGCAAAGGAAAAAATCGCGGCCCTCGGCGCGGCGGACGGCGGCTGA
- a CDS encoding diguanylate cyclase, whose translation MSEVIQKYRDKAERLSEVIESYKTLATAILTHIKGLVKGNPELEKAMDALAQRIKGADNLFQVQQLHRDYMTLVKYVDSWMKDRWGAAKGGGGGGLFSAIGSLFGGKEEAEQKVEAAAAKEYDTRMEIVDTSRELLGPYVSLLDSFAKGTLILADEEEPFYTPLKFKRDKRFAELKQPEVDSMSASLYNFYINKSNESHALENEREELKRIISNLTSHIQTLSVSSETFGNKLDTYSRKIAVTTNLDEIKQIQRAILTETLTIQKENGAVRERLVESERKLKESAEKIAKLENALEMARQEKIVDHLTQLYNRGYFDEKLKETVTNYQRYKEPFCLIMYDVDHFKKFNDAYGHQVGDKVLRTVADISKDTVRAADTVARYGGEEFAVIVYKTSSEQGAKVAESLRAAVGSHEFVFKGGDKTISVNVSLGVAEFAEGDTPESLIQRADKRLYDAKKQGRNRVVAS comes from the coding sequence ATGAGCGAAGTAATCCAGAAATACAGGGACAAGGCAGAGCGGCTTTCCGAAGTCATCGAGTCGTACAAGACCCTTGCAACCGCCATACTCACCCATATCAAAGGGCTGGTGAAGGGGAATCCAGAGCTTGAAAAAGCGATGGACGCGCTGGCCCAGCGCATCAAGGGGGCGGACAACCTTTTCCAGGTGCAACAGCTTCATCGCGATTACATGACGCTGGTGAAGTACGTGGACTCCTGGATGAAGGACCGGTGGGGCGCGGCCAAAGGGGGGGGGGGAGGAGGTCTGTTCTCCGCCATAGGATCGCTGTTCGGAGGCAAGGAGGAGGCCGAGCAGAAAGTGGAAGCGGCCGCCGCAAAGGAATACGACACGCGGATGGAGATTGTGGACACATCGCGGGAGCTTCTCGGCCCATATGTCTCCCTTCTGGACAGCTTCGCCAAAGGGACGCTCATATTGGCCGACGAGGAGGAGCCGTTCTACACGCCGTTGAAGTTCAAGCGGGACAAGCGGTTCGCCGAACTTAAACAGCCGGAGGTGGACTCCATGAGCGCCTCCCTGTACAACTTCTATATCAACAAGAGCAACGAGTCCCACGCCCTTGAAAATGAGCGCGAAGAGCTCAAGCGGATAATCAGCAACCTCACAAGCCACATCCAGACGCTCTCCGTATCCAGCGAAACCTTCGGCAACAAGTTGGACACGTACTCCAGGAAGATCGCTGTCACCACGAACCTGGACGAGATAAAGCAGATCCAGCGCGCCATTCTCACCGAGACTTTGACCATACAGAAAGAAAACGGCGCGGTGCGGGAGCGGCTTGTGGAGTCGGAACGCAAGCTAAAAGAGTCCGCCGAGAAGATAGCAAAGCTGGAGAACGCCCTTGAAATGGCCCGGCAGGAGAAGATCGTCGACCACCTGACCCAGTTGTACAACCGGGGATATTTCGACGAGAAGCTAAAGGAGACGGTAACAAATTACCAGCGTTACAAAGAGCCCTTCTGCCTGATAATGTACGACGTGGACCATTTCAAGAAATTCAACGACGCTTACGGCCACCAGGTGGGGGACAAGGTGCTGCGCACGGTGGCGGACATATCCAAGGACACTGTACGGGCGGCGGACACAGTGGCGCGCTACGGCGGGGAGGAATTCGCCGTGATAGTGTACAAGACATCGAGCGAACAAGGGGCCAAGGTGGCGGAGTCGCTCCGGGCGGCGGTCGGCTCCCACGAGTTCGTTTTCAAAGGCGGGGACAAGACGATAAGCGTGAATGTGTCCCTTGGAGTGGCGGAGTTTGCGGAGGGGGACACGCCCGAGAGCCTCATCCAGCGGGCGGACAAGCGGCTGTACGATGCCAAGAAGCAGGGGCGCAACCGCGTCGTGGCAAGCTAG
- a CDS encoding motility associated factor glycosyltransferase family protein codes for MDLQRIYEVKTATIANFGALWLANHEALKPKIASSPGVAPLFGRFTDVPAVIVGAGPSLDKNRMWLHAAQGKAVIIAVDTIFKSLADEGIAPTFTVTLDPQPDVARFFAGASTAKKILVVPSIAHPATIEAWKGETVFYNKFAPDIPVLTEIARMNQRLGYLIPGGSVLTVGLDLAFRLGCPRIAFIGQDLSFPHGGAAYAGDTIYEDISAQDALASSVDAVVEERDIFGRPVRTRKSFSVSKQWMEWAFVNLKRDQPPAEFYNCSESGIVTRHCHIASFSEWVARYCVDRKNIDWSVKKAFSRGKR; via the coding sequence ATGGACCTGCAAAGGATATACGAGGTAAAGACCGCCACCATCGCCAATTTCGGCGCCCTATGGCTTGCCAACCATGAAGCGCTAAAGCCTAAGATCGCATCATCACCCGGCGTTGCGCCGCTGTTCGGAAGGTTCACGGACGTTCCGGCGGTGATCGTGGGGGCGGGCCCGTCGCTGGACAAGAACAGGATGTGGCTCCACGCCGCGCAGGGAAAGGCGGTGATAATCGCCGTGGACACGATTTTCAAGTCATTGGCGGACGAGGGGATAGCGCCCACGTTCACCGTGACCCTCGATCCCCAGCCCGACGTGGCCAGGTTCTTCGCCGGCGCTTCCACCGCAAAAAAAATTCTTGTGGTCCCCTCCATAGCCCATCCCGCCACGATAGAGGCGTGGAAAGGGGAGACGGTCTTCTACAACAAGTTCGCCCCGGACATCCCTGTACTCACGGAAATCGCACGGATGAACCAGAGGCTTGGCTATTTAATACCCGGCGGATCGGTCCTCACCGTGGGGCTGGACTTGGCCTTCAGGCTCGGCTGCCCGCGTATCGCCTTTATCGGGCAGGACCTTTCGTTCCCTCACGGCGGGGCGGCCTACGCCGGGGACACGATTTATGAAGACATCTCCGCCCAGGACGCCCTGGCCTCCAGCGTGGACGCCGTGGTGGAGGAGCGGGACATTTTCGGCCGCCCGGTGCGCACACGCAAAAGTTTTTCGGTGTCCAAACAGTGGATGGAGTGGGCTTTCGTCAACCTCAAGCGGGACCAGCCCCCGGCCGAGTTTTACAATTGTTCGGAATCCGGGATAGTCACCCGGCACTGCCATATCGCCAGCTTTTCCGAATGGGTGGCGCGGTATTGCGTGGATAGGAAGAATATAGACTGGTCCGTGAAAAAGGCTTTTTCACGGGGAAAAAGGTAA